The Prionailurus viverrinus isolate Anna chromosome B4, UM_Priviv_1.0, whole genome shotgun sequence genome has a window encoding:
- the HDHD5 gene encoding haloacid dehalogenase-like hydrolase domain-containing 5, producing the protein MSRAPIGPRAPRPLIGCAAGTWAGTAAGRGDCLHVRATGGRMAVLRSLAAVGAVPGLWWGAARAAAGLRGRSPRRGYAADSAQSVPTFGFLLDIDGVLVRGHRVIPAALEAFRRLVNSHGQLRVPVVFVTNAGNILQQSKAQELSALLGFKVEPDQVILSHSPMKLFSQYHNKRMLVSGQGPLVENARVLGFENVVTVDELRMAFPVLDMVDLQRRPKTTPLLRNDFPAIEGVLLLGEPIRWETSLQLIMDVLLSNGNPGTGLATAPYPHLPVLASNMDLLWMAEARMPRFGHGTFLLCLETIYRKMTGKELRYEGLMGKPSVLTYQYAEDLIRQQAERRGWVAPIRKLYAIGDNPMSDVYGANLFHKYLQMVKHDGAEKQGAGGLWRQRPSATQSCASILVCTGVYNPKGSEPTQPVQGAEEAPFHGHRDFSFSPGLMEASHIVNDVNEAVQLVFHKEGWIL; encoded by the exons ATGTCTCGGGCACCGATCGGCCCGAGAGCTCCCCGGCCGCTGATTGGCTGCGCAGCGGGGACGTGGGCGGGGACGGCCGCGGGCCGTGGCGACTGTCTGCACGTGCGCGCGACGGGCGGCCGGATGGCTGTGCTCCGCAGCCTGGCGGCGGTCGGTGCGGTGCCGGGGCTTTGGTGGGGGGCGGCGCGCGCGGCGGCGGGGCTCCGGGGCCGCTCCCCCAGAAGAGGTTACGCCGCGGACTCCGCACAG AGCGTGCCCACTTTTGGGTTCCTGTTGGACATCGATGGAGTGCTGGTGCGGGGTCACAGAGTGATCCCTGCTGCTCTGGAAGCATTCCGTAGGCTGGTGAACTCTCATGGGCAGCTGCGGGTGCCCGTGGTCTTTGTCACGAATGCTGGGAACATCTTACAACAGAGCAAAGCCCAGGAGCTGTCAGCCCTGCTGGGGTTCAAG GTGGAGCCAGACCAAGTCATTCTCTCTCACAGCCCCATGAAGCTCTTCTCCCAATATCACAACAAGCGGATGCTGGTGTCTGGGCAGGGGCCCCTGGTGGAAAATGCCCGAGT ACTGGGCTTTGAGAATGTGGTTACTGTGGATGAGCTGCGAATGGCCTTTCCTGTGCTTGACATGGTGGATCTCCAGCGGCGGCCAAAGACCACG CCCCTTCTAAGGAACGACTTCCCTGCCATTGAAG GGGTACTCCTCCTTGGGGAGCCAATCCGCTGGGAGACCAGCCTGCAGCTGATCATGGATGTCCTTCTCAGCAATGGGAACCCTGGGACTGGTCTGGCAACAGCCCCCTATCCCCATCTTCCTGTCCTGGCCAGCAACATGGATCTCCTTTGGATGGCTGAAGCCAGGATgcccag GTTTGGCCATGGCACCTTTTTGCTGTGCCTGGAAACCATTTACCGAAAAATGACGGGCAAAGAGCTGCGATACGAAGGTCTGATGGGCAAACCCAGCGTCCTCACTTACCAGTATGCAGAGGACCTGATCAGGCAGCAGGCGGAGAGGCGGGGCTGGGTGGCCCCCATTCGGAAACTCTATGCTATTGG TGATAATCCTATGTCTGATGTCTACGGTGCCAACCTGTTCCACAAGTACCTGCAGATGGTGAAGCATGAtggggcagagaagcagggggCTGGTGGCTTGTGGAGGCAACGACCCTCAGCAACGCAGAGCTGCGCCTCTATCCTGGTGTGCACTGGTGTGTACAATCCCAAGGGTTCAGAGCCTACCCAGCCTGTCCAGGGTGCAGAGGAGGCTCCATTCCATGGGCACCGGGACTTCAGCTTCAGCCCGGGGCTCATGGAGGCATCCCACATCGTGAATGATGTGAACGAGGCGGTGCAGCTGGTTTTCCACAAGGAGGGTTGGATTTTATAG